The following are encoded together in the Roseobacter denitrificans OCh 114 genome:
- a CDS encoding bile acid:sodium symporter encodes MVGAFEQAILALMIFVIMLGMGASLTPRDFYLALRRPYGLAIGVVAQYGFMPLIGFLLATLLNVPPAIAIGILIMSCMPGGTTSNIFTYFSKGNLALSVLMTVTSTVTGVIMIPIVLLVYATALELEIPRENIIATLVLLLVPVAIGMVLRKISANVGAVTEFFGSALALFFILFLIVSWIPRNWQFLLETSAATYFASIALGVFGITIGYIFARALRLHPRNARTVALETGIQNGPLAIAIIVFTFSGAEQQAVTAVPVLYSLFIVIVATLVTLVFRRANTAAEQKMPDSLI; translated from the coding sequence ATGGTCGGAGCATTTGAACAGGCGATCCTCGCGTTGATGATTTTCGTGATCATGCTGGGGATGGGGGCCTCGCTGACGCCGCGCGATTTTTATCTGGCCTTGCGGCGACCCTACGGCCTCGCCATCGGCGTGGTCGCGCAATATGGGTTCATGCCCCTGATCGGCTTTTTGCTGGCGACCCTGCTGAATGTCCCGCCCGCTATTGCGATTGGCATTCTGATCATGTCCTGCATGCCGGGGGGGACGACCTCGAACATCTTTACCTATTTTTCCAAAGGCAATCTGGCGCTGTCCGTGTTGATGACGGTGACGTCGACCGTGACAGGCGTGATCATGATCCCGATTGTTTTGCTGGTTTACGCAACCGCGCTTGAACTTGAGATACCGCGCGAAAACATCATCGCCACTTTGGTCCTGCTGCTCGTTCCCGTGGCGATCGGCATGGTGCTGCGCAAGATCAGCGCGAATGTCGGCGCTGTGACGGAGTTTTTCGGCTCTGCTCTGGCGCTGTTCTTTATTCTGTTCCTCATCGTCAGCTGGATACCGCGCAACTGGCAATTCCTGCTGGAAACCAGCGCGGCGACCTATTTCGCATCCATCGCATTGGGCGTTTTCGGGATCACCATCGGGTACATCTTTGCCCGCGCGCTGCGTCTGCACCCCAGAAATGCGCGCACGGTCGCCTTGGAAACGGGAATTCAGAACGGACCCTTGGCGATTGCGATTATCGTTTTTACCTTTTCGGGGGCCGAACAACAGGCCGTCACTGCGGTGCCCGTGCTCTATTCGCTGTTTATCGTGATTGTCGCCACATTGGTCACGCTGGTCTTCCGGCGCGCCAATACAGCCGCGGAGCAAAAGATGCCGGACAGTCTGATTTAG
- a CDS encoding AMP-binding protein, translating to MTAQERPWTAFYGVGVRPDLPEASYRTIGDLVHSVANTYGKAPAFTACMPNGMNGTLTFEQVDQMSDAFAVYLREVAGLQQGDRVALQMPNCLSFPIAAFGILKAGCVLVNVNPLYTADEMAKQFVDAEPHALIIVDMFADKIPQATRGHPIPNIIVTRVAEFLPTLPKWIIGLVQKHWDKSVKAIEVPHIRLPDAIAAGRVHMQSEKIEVYAYRRNVQPDDIACLQYTGGTTGVAKGAMLTHANLIMNMEQVMELISGVEKGKEVALTALPMYHIFAFTVNLLGFYWLGARNILIPNPRPLVSLKRAMENYKITWMSGVNTLFNGLTNEVWFTDSPPKHLKFASAGGMALQTAVEERWQEITGKPVVQGYGLTETSPALTFEPLGKKRSGTIGVPVPSTLVACLDEYGHEVPVGQSGEIAAKGPQIMAGYWNKPEETAAVMKDGWFLTGDIGVMDADGYFTIVDRKKDMVVVSGFNVYPNEIEECLATHPAIVEAAVIGVPDDATGEAVKAFVVKRDPSLSEAEVRAHCKAHLTAYKIPKRVEFRDELPKSNVGKILRKDLRASEIAHQAQE from the coding sequence ATGGAACGCTGACGTTTGAGCAGGTGGACCAGATGTCCGATGCCTTTGCGGTGTACCTGCGCGAGGTTGCCGGGTTGCAGCAGGGCGATCGCGTCGCGTTGCAGATGCCCAATTGCCTCAGCTTTCCAATCGCTGCCTTTGGGATTCTCAAAGCTGGGTGCGTTCTGGTCAATGTGAACCCGCTGTACACAGCGGACGAGATGGCAAAACAATTCGTGGACGCAGAACCCCACGCCCTGATCATCGTGGACATGTTCGCCGACAAAATCCCGCAAGCGACGCGCGGTCATCCGATCCCGAATATCATTGTCACGCGTGTCGCGGAGTTTTTGCCGACCCTGCCAAAGTGGATCATCGGGCTGGTGCAAAAGCACTGGGACAAATCGGTGAAAGCCATTGAGGTGCCGCATATCCGCCTGCCTGATGCGATTGCGGCGGGTCGGGTGCATATGCAGTCCGAAAAGATCGAGGTTTATGCCTATCGGCGCAATGTGCAGCCTGATGACATCGCCTGCCTGCAATACACCGGTGGCACAACCGGCGTGGCAAAGGGCGCGATGCTGACCCATGCAAATCTGATCATGAACATGGAACAGGTGATGGAGCTGATCTCCGGCGTGGAGAAGGGCAAAGAGGTCGCCCTGACAGCCCTGCCGATGTATCATATCTTTGCCTTCACGGTGAATTTGCTCGGGTTCTACTGGCTGGGCGCGCGCAACATCCTGATCCCGAACCCGCGTCCTCTGGTCAGCCTGAAACGCGCGATGGAGAATTACAAGATCACGTGGATGAGCGGTGTGAACACCCTGTTCAACGGCTTGACGAATGAGGTCTGGTTCACGGACAGCCCGCCCAAACATCTGAAATTCGCCTCTGCTGGCGGTATGGCGCTGCAAACGGCGGTTGAAGAACGCTGGCAGGAGATTACCGGAAAACCAGTGGTTCAGGGCTATGGCCTGACCGAAACATCACCCGCGCTGACCTTCGAACCTTTGGGTAAAAAGCGCAGTGGCACCATCGGCGTGCCTGTGCCGTCCACCTTGGTGGCCTGTCTGGATGAGTATGGCCACGAGGTCCCCGTCGGCCAATCCGGAGAGATTGCAGCAAAGGGGCCGCAGATCATGGCCGGCTATTGGAACAAGCCCGAAGAAACCGCGGCGGTGATGAAAGACGGCTGGTTCCTGACCGGCGACATCGGCGTCATGGATGCGGATGGCTATTTCACCATCGTAGACCGCAAAAAGGACATGGTGGTGGTGTCCGGTTTCAACGTCTACCCCAATGAGATCGAGGAATGCCTCGCAACCCACCCTGCGATTGTCGAGGCGGCGGTGATCGGTGTGCCAGATGACGCAACCGGGGAGGCGGTCAAAGCCTTTGTCGTCAAACGCGACCCAAGCCTGTCGGAGGCGGAGGTGCGTGCCCATTGCAAGGCGCATCTGACCGCCTATAAAATCCCCAAACGTGTTGAGTTCCGCGATGAGCTGCCGAAATCCAACGTCGGGAAAATCCTCAGAAAAGACCTGCGCGCAAGCGAAATCGCGCATCAGGCGCAGGAGTAA